One Brassica napus cultivar Da-Ae chromosome A5, Da-Ae, whole genome shotgun sequence DNA window includes the following coding sequences:
- the LOC106454544 gene encoding defensin-like protein 2, whose product MAFATKSVSSFAIIFILVLVIFEVPEIEAQDDECLKEYGGDVGFSFCAPEIFPSFCYTNCRKDKGALGGTCIWGDSDVKCLCDYCSDIPNGKILRGGI is encoded by the exons ATGGCATTCGCAACCAAATCAGTTTCTTCTTTCGCCATCATTTTCATCCTCGTTTTGGTTATCTTTG AAGTGCCGGAGATAGAAGCGCAGGATGACGAGTGCCTAAAAGAATACGGCGGCGATGTGGGTTTTAGCTTCTGTGCGCCTGAGATATTTCCGTCGTTTTGTTATACAAATTGCCGTAAGGACAAGGGCGCACTAGGTGGAACATGCATTTGGGGTGATTCTGATGTTAAATGCTTATGCGACTACTGCAGCGACATACCTAATGGCAAGATTCTACGTGGTGGAATTTGA
- the LOC106454543 gene encoding defensin-like protein 195 yields MAIKPLSIFVVFFIFFLVISDMPEIEAQDSKCLREYGGDVGFGFCAPRIFPTFCYTRCRENKGAKGGRCRWGQGTNVTCLCDYCNDQP; encoded by the exons ATGGCGATAAAACCACTTTCCATCTTCgttgtcttcttcatcttcttcttagtTATCTCTG ACATGCCAGAGATAGAAGCGCAAGATAGCAAGTGCTTGAGAGAATACGGTGGTGATGTTGGCTTCGGCTTCTGTGCGCCTCGGATATTTCCGACGTTTTGTTACACAAGATGCCGTGAGAACAAGGGGGCTAAAGGTGGAAGATGCCGTTGGGGACAAGGAACTAACGTTACGTGCTTATGCGACTACTGCAACGATCAACCCTAA
- the LOC106450719 gene encoding protein NLP8, whose product MEQPFASRDKGFGHQDIPTAQQMDVLSFGSADMLNSSELMNFDSFSTWFNTPSPTDLLFSQYGLTHPPEPRAGLTRSFHDLESSYHTEERSTSSQIDCSLDINELSGKRRRVINQTIPRSLSHSLDEKMLKALSLFIESSSGSGDSILAQIWTPIKAGDQYILSTCDQAYLLDPRLSNYREVSRKFTFASKPNQCSSSPGLPGRVFISGVREWTSNVRYYKRDEYLRMKHAVDNEVRGSIAIPILEEASGTSCCAVMELVTSKEKHDFDKEMESVCRALQAVNLRTSEIPRPQYLSSNQREALAEIKDVLRAVCHAHKLPLALAWLPCSNGPNSLVLCVEETACYVNDMEMEGFVKACLEHCLREKEGIVGKAFVSNQPSFASDVKVYDIGEYPLVHHARKYGLNAAVAIKLRSTYTGEDDYVLELFLPISMKGSLEQQLLLDSLSGTLQRICRTLRTVSDVGATKNEVGREISNFPQTTCAGNFQTILLDSELNSTSDMSSDKDNFEQDMSKARTPEKKKSTTEKNVTLSVLQQHFSGSLKDAAKSLGVCPTTLKRICRQHGIIRWPSRKINKVNRSLRKIQTVLDSVQGVEGGLRFDSARGEFVAAGPTPKGPSSNGNNACEDTSFELLKAKSVDNAVKLEDDIITNDSFMDASGQQWDWMAEQSGFSGKLSSPVTDGMETTIRSMSDSSNSSGAVVLGSSSTSMDDRNQTRTQGESGSRTLTIKATYREDTIRFKFESSAGCSQLYKEVSKRFKLQEGSFQLKYLDDEEEWVLMVTDSDLQECLEILYGMGKHTVKFLVRDLPAPIGSSGGSNGYLGTGL is encoded by the exons ATGGAACAACCTTTTGCTTCCAGAGACAAAGGTTTTGGTCATCAAGACATTCCTACAGCACAACAAATGGATGTCTTAAGCTTTGGTTCTGCTGATATGCTCAACTCATCGGAGCTTATGAACTTCGACTCTTTCTCTACATGGTTCAATACCCCTTCCCCTACTGATCTCTTGTTCTCTCAATATGGTTTAACTCATCCACCTGAGCCGAGGGCTGGTCTCACTCGTTCTTTCCATGATCTGGAAAGCTCTTACCATACTGAAGAAAGATCAACGAGCTCTCAGATTGATTGCTCATTAGATATCAACGAGTTAAGTGGTAAACGACGCAGGGTTATTAACCAGACTATCCCCAGGTCTTTAAGCCACTCATTAGATGAGAAGATGCTCAAGGCACTAAGCCTTTTCATAGAGTCCTCATCAGGCTCAGGAGATAGCATCTTAGCTCAAATCTGGACTCCCATCAAAGCAGGAGACCAGTACATTCTCAGTACATGCGACCAAGCCTATCTGCTTGATCCGAGGCTTTCTAACTACCGTGAAGTGTCGAGGAAATTCACTTTTGCTTCCAAACCAAATCAGTGTTCTTCTTCTCCTGGTCTCCCTGGCCGAGTGTTTATCTCAGGAGTGCGCGAGTGGACATCAAACGTGAGGTATTACAAGAGGGATGAGTATCTGCGTATGAAGCATGCGGTAGATAACGAAGTCCGTGGCTCCATTGCGATACCTATCCTTGAAGAAGCGTCTGGGACGTCTTGCTGCGCTGTCATGGAGCTCGTCACATCCAAGGAGAAACATGATTTTGATAAGGAGATGGAGTCTGTTTGCCGTGCTCTTCAGGCTGTGAACTTAAGGACATCAGAGATCCCTCGTCCTCAGTACCTTTCAAGTAATCAAAGAGAGGCCTTAGCTGAAATAAAAGATGTTCTGCGAGCAGTATGTCATGCGCACAAGCTGCCTTTAGCTTTAGCCTGGCTTCCTTGTAGTAATGGACCAAACTCATTAGTTCTTTGCGTGGAGGAGACAGCTTGTTATGTGAATGATATGGAGATGGAAGGCTTTGTGAAGGCCTGTTTGGAGCATTGTCTAAGAGAGAAGGAAGGAATCGTTGGCAAAGCTTTTGTATCAAACCAGCCGTCCTTTGCTTCTGATGTGAAGGTGTATGACATCGGCGAATACCCTCTTGTTCATCATGCTAGAAAGTACGGGTTGAATGCTGCTGTTGCTATAAAGCTGAGGAGCACTTACACCGGTGAAGATGATTACGTACTTGAACTATTCTTGCCGATAAGTATGAAAGGAAGCTTGGAGCAACAGCTTCTGTTGGATAGCCTTTCGGGTACATTGCAGAGAATTTGTCGAACTCTGAGAACTGTTTCAGATGTGGGAGCAACTAAAAACGAAGTTGGTAGAGAGATATCTAACTTCCCGCAGACCACATGTGCAGGAAACTTTCAGACAATATTATTAGATTCCGAACTTAACTCTACTTCGGATATGTCCTCTGATAAAGATAACTTTGAGCAG gATATGAGCAAAGCTAGAACgccagagaagaagaaaagcacAACAGAGAAGAATGTGACCTTAAGTGTTCTCCAACAACATTTCTCTGGGAGTCTAAAGGATGCTGCAAAGAGCCTTGGTG TTTGTCCCACTACACTAAAACGGATATGCAGACAACATGGGATCATAAGGTGGCCGTCTCGTAAGATTAACAAAGTGAACAGGTCATTAAGGAAAATACAGACGGTGCTTGACTCTGTCCAGGGTGTAGAAGGAGGACTGAGGTTTGACTCAGCAAGGGGCGAGTTCGTTGCAGCTGGCCCTACCCCAAAAGGTCCATCTTCTAATGGTAACAATGCATGTGAAGATACCTCCTTTGAGCTCTTGAAAGCTAAATCAGTCGACAATGCAGTTAAGTTAGAGGATGACATCATCACAAACG ATTCATTCATGGATGCTAGTGGTCAACAATGGGATTGGATGGCTGAACAATCTGGCTTCAGTGGCAAGTTAAGCTCTCCGGTTACAGATGGCATGGAAACAACAATTCGATCCATGTCAGATTCATCAAATAGCTCAGGCGCAGTTGTGTTGGGAAGCTCATCTACTTCCATGGATGATAGGAACCAAACGAGAACCCAAGGCGAAAGTGGGTCAAGAACGCTCACTATAAAGGCTACTTATAGAGAAGACACAATACGTTTCAAGTTTGAGTCATCTGCTGGGTGTTCTCAGCTCTACAAAGAAGTTAGTAAACGCTTTAAACTGCAAGAAGGGTCGTTTCAACTAAAGTacttagatgatgaagaagaatggGTGTTGATGGTTACAGATTCTGATCTCCAAGAATGCTTGGAGATATTATATGGTATGGGAAAACACACGGTGAAGTTCCTCGTTAGAGATTTGCCTGCTCCTATAGGTAGTTCTGGTGGTAGCAACGGTTACTTAGGCACAGGTTTATAA